A single Verrucomicrobiaceae bacterium DNA region contains:
- a CDS encoding neutral/alkaline non-lysosomal ceramidase N-terminal domain-containing protein → MKSLFCLLLAVSLPLCAQDAVFRAGAATSNITPELGGDVIGGFAPYPCTHIHDELHARCLVLDDGQTKLALVVCDLLGLHRSVSVLARELIEKEIGIPAANVLISGTHTHSATSAISGPVRQYTSDLELTDYQKFAARRIADGVRRAHTLLRPAEIAFGTVDVPEHVHIRRWFLKEGSMPPNPFGKIDQVKMNPGAGNPALVKPASEPDPRVSFIALREVGGRMISIFSAYSLHYVGGVQGADISADYYGYYCEALKRLQTGGSDYPPFVALMANGTSGDANNINFRTPQPRKKPYEQMRYVAEDVATKVHDALQKLTWTDRAPLAARYRELDVKWRSIPDELITWAKETESKAPRIQGGKADLPLAYAGRVQRLAQASPQTKTPVQILRIGDICIGTTPCETFAETGIEFRQRSPFPKSFMVELAHGYYGYMPTPRHFELGGYETWPGTNNLEPQASVKMMDALLKMASEVK, encoded by the coding sequence ATGAAATCGCTCTTTTGCCTCCTCCTTGCCGTTTCGCTGCCCCTTTGTGCCCAGGACGCCGTGTTCCGAGCCGGCGCGGCCACTTCCAACATCACACCGGAGCTCGGAGGCGATGTGATCGGCGGTTTTGCCCCTTATCCATGCACCCACATTCATGATGAGCTGCACGCTCGCTGCCTCGTGCTCGATGATGGGCAGACAAAGCTCGCCCTCGTCGTCTGCGACCTCCTCGGCCTGCACCGCAGTGTCTCGGTGCTCGCCCGCGAGCTGATCGAAAAAGAAATCGGTATCCCCGCCGCGAATGTGCTCATCAGCGGCACGCACACCCACTCCGCCACCAGTGCCATCAGCGGCCCCGTGCGGCAATACACCTCCGATCTGGAGCTGACGGATTATCAAAAATTCGCCGCTCGCCGCATCGCGGATGGAGTGCGGCGTGCACACACCCTGCTGCGTCCGGCGGAGATCGCCTTTGGCACCGTGGACGTGCCAGAGCATGTCCATATCCGCCGCTGGTTCCTCAAAGAAGGCAGCATGCCGCCGAATCCCTTTGGCAAAATCGACCAAGTCAAAATGAACCCCGGCGCGGGCAATCCTGCACTCGTCAAACCCGCCAGCGAGCCCGATCCACGCGTCTCCTTCATCGCCCTGCGTGAGGTCGGCGGTCGCATGATCTCCATCTTCTCCGCCTATTCACTCCACTACGTCGGTGGTGTGCAGGGCGCAGACATTTCCGCCGATTACTACGGCTACTACTGTGAGGCCCTGAAGCGCCTACAGACCGGCGGCAGCGACTATCCGCCCTTCGTCGCCCTCATGGCCAATGGCACCAGCGGTGATGCCAACAACATCAACTTCCGCACTCCCCAGCCACGCAAAAAACCTTATGAGCAGATGCGCTACGTCGCCGAAGACGTCGCCACCAAAGTCCACGATGCCTTGCAAAAGCTCACCTGGACAGACCGCGCCCCCCTCGCCGCCCGCTACCGCGAGCTCGATGTGAAATGGCGCAGCATCCCTGATGAACTCATCACCTGGGCCAAAGAAACCGAGTCCAAAGCACCCCGCATCCAGGGCGGCAAAGCAGACCTACCCCTCGCCTACGCCGGACGCGTGCAGCGCCTCGCCCAAGCCAGCCCACAGACCAAAACCCCCGTCCAGATCCTGCGCATCGGCGACATCTGCATCGGCACCACGCCCTGCGAGACCTTTGCAGAAACCGGCATCGAATTCCGCCAGCGTAGCCCTTTCCCCAAAAGCTTCATGGTCGAGCTCGCCCACGGTTACTACGGCTACATGCCCACCCCGCGTCATTTCGAGCTCGGTGGTTACGAAACCTGGCCCGGAACCAACAACCTCGAACCCCAGGCCTCCGTCAAAATGATGGACGCCCTGCTCAAAATGGCCTCTGAGGTGAAGTGA
- a CDS encoding DUF1552 domain-containing protein, whose translation MNSSRRLFLRGTGAALGLPWLESICAFGAESVKNNTAPRRLAVCFTGNGVNPHHWGAKMGAGGMELMKSLSPLEGLKKHINVFTGLWNPTTVEGEGGHYPKMNVLCGLKVKKTTTDVEVGTTMDQLIAAHTGKFTPMPSVVLGTERPSYSTDSGFTSIYSAYISWSTPTTPAPKEIFPQQAFDQLFDDGSRRKRDKSILDLVLEDASSLKPKLSSRDKQKLDEYLTSVREIEQRVELAEKISQEETNGQGWMPTVKAPTIGRPAAGIPASSEDHLRLMFDIMLLAFQMDRTRVATFMMNNDLSNMRFPSLDGISGGIHELSHHANDEHRLSLYQRVNEHQVKLWAEFLAKMQATNEGERTLLENSMILLTSSLMDGNAHDSRQLPVVLAGGGGGTIQGGRFHDLSKDPNRKLCRLHLSLMDRMGVKTSHFGDAENALMI comes from the coding sequence ATGAACTCTTCTCGTCGTCTCTTCCTCCGAGGCACCGGCGCCGCACTCGGCCTGCCGTGGCTGGAGTCTATCTGCGCCTTCGGAGCTGAATCGGTCAAAAACAACACCGCACCACGCCGCCTCGCCGTCTGCTTCACCGGCAATGGCGTCAATCCGCACCACTGGGGTGCCAAAATGGGCGCTGGGGGCATGGAATTGATGAAATCCCTCAGCCCGCTCGAAGGGCTCAAAAAGCACATCAATGTCTTCACCGGCCTGTGGAATCCCACCACCGTGGAGGGCGAAGGCGGCCACTACCCGAAGATGAACGTCCTCTGTGGCCTGAAGGTGAAAAAGACCACCACCGATGTCGAAGTCGGCACCACGATGGACCAACTCATCGCCGCGCACACCGGCAAATTCACGCCCATGCCCAGCGTCGTGCTCGGCACCGAGCGGCCCAGCTACAGCACCGACAGCGGCTTCACCTCCATTTACTCCGCCTACATCTCCTGGAGCACGCCCACCACGCCCGCACCGAAGGAAATCTTCCCCCAGCAGGCCTTTGACCAGCTCTTCGACGACGGCAGCCGCCGCAAGCGTGACAAAAGCATCCTCGACCTCGTGCTCGAAGACGCCAGCAGCCTCAAGCCCAAGCTCAGCAGTCGCGACAAGCAAAAGCTCGACGAATACCTCACCTCCGTGCGTGAAATCGAGCAGCGTGTCGAGCTCGCCGAAAAAATCAGTCAGGAAGAGACGAATGGCCAAGGCTGGATGCCCACCGTCAAAGCTCCCACCATTGGCCGACCCGCCGCAGGCATCCCCGCCAGCAGTGAGGATCACCTGCGGCTCATGTTCGACATCATGCTGCTCGCCTTCCAGATGGACCGCACCCGCGTCGCCACCTTCATGATGAACAACGACCTCTCCAACATGCGCTTCCCAAGCCTCGATGGCATCAGCGGCGGCATCCACGAGCTGTCGCACCACGCCAACGACGAGCACCGCCTCAGCCTTTATCAGCGTGTGAACGAGCATCAGGTCAAACTCTGGGCCGAGTTCCTCGCCAAAATGCAGGCCACCAACGAAGGCGAGCGCACCCTACTCGAAAACAGCATGATCCTGCTCACCAGCAGCCTCATGGACGGCAATGCGCATGATTCCCGCCAGCTCCCCGTCGTCCTCGCCGGTGGTGGCGGCGGCACCATCCAAGGCGGCCGCTTCCACGACCTCAGCAAAGACCCCAACCGCAAACTCTGCCGCCTCCACCTCTCCCTCATGGACCGCATGGGCGTGAAGACGAGCCACTTCGGCGACGCAGAGAATGCGCTCATGATCTAA